The genome window TAAAAGAATGCGTAAGCTAGCGAGGTTCATTTAGTACTAATGTAGTTTCTTTCGGTTGGTTTGGATTACAGTTTCTCTTGAATAGGCCTATTTATTTAGTAATTGGTGAACAGTTTGAATTCACCTTGGTCTTTTTGTTCAGTTTGTAGGAAAGTCGACCTTTGCGCCCATGCAGTTTATCGATACCCATACCCACCTTTTTCACTCGCAATTTGACGGTGATAGAAAAGAGGTGATGCAACGCGCCATACAAAGTGGTGTGAAGCGTGTATTATTGCCCAACATCGATGTCAGCACGTACGATCAGATGATGGCGATGGTGCGTGACTATCCCGGTGTGGCCTTCCCAATGATGGGGATACATCCCACACATGTTGGAGAAGATAGAGAAGAGCAACTTCAAGCGGTTGAGGTTGCTTTTGATCAGAATCCTGAAGCCTTCGTTGCCGTGGGTGAAATTGGAATTGACCTTTATTGGGAAAAGGATAAACTAGCTTGGCAGCAAGAGGCCTTTGCCCGTCAGATTGATGTCGCCCTCAAGCACGATAAGCCCATTGTTATTCATGCTAGAGATTCCTTCAACGAGATATTTGAAATTGTTGAGGAGAAACAAAACGGTGAACTGAAAGGGGTGCTTCATTGTTTTACTGGGAATTTAGAACAGGCCCAACGTTGTTTGCAATTGGGATTACACTTGGGTATTGGAGGAGTGGCAACCTTCAAGAATGGAGGGTTGGATGCGGTTTTACCGCATATGCCTACCGACAAGCTCGTGTTGGAAACTGACAGTCCGTATTTGGCACCCGTTCCCTATCGCGGCAAGCGCAACGAAAGTAGCTATGTTCCCATAGTAGCTCAACGAGTGGCCGAACTCACGGGGTTAAAACTGACCGAGGTGGCAGCCATTACAACGGAGAATGCAGAGAAACTCTTTAACCTTCCCCAGCAGAAATGAGTGCAGATAAGCCTAGAATCTTATTGTTCTATACAGGAGGTACCATAGGAATGGTGCGAGGTGCGGGTGGAGAGCTCAAGCCGTTCAACTTTGAGCATTTGTTAGAGCAAGTGCCGGAACTGTCTCAGCTCAACTGTGAAATTGAAACCACATCGTTTGAGCATCCGGTTGACTCCAGCGTGATGAAGCCCAGTCATTGGGTTGAAATGGCCGATATCATTGAAAAGTCATACGATGATTTTGATGGATTTGTGATTCTTCACGGAAGCGATACCATGGCGTATACTTCCTCAGCTTTGAGCTTCATATTGGAGAATTTGGCAAAACCAGTCATATTAACAGGATCGCAATTGCCAATAGGAATGTTGCGTAGCGATGCTCGCGAGAACATCATTACGGCCATGGAAATTGCAACGGCACGGACCGAAGAAGGCAAGCCGATGGTGCCAGAAGTTGCTGTTTATTTTGAATATGTATTGCACCGAGGCAATCGTGTGTATAAGTATTCCTCTCAAAGTTTTGATGCTTTTGATAGTCCGAATCACCCCATTTTGGCTGAGTCGGGTGTCGATCTTCACATTTTTAAAGATAAAATTTGCAAGGGAGCAGACGCCCCGATGAAAGTGCATCGAAATCTCGAAACAAACATATCTGTGCTTCACTTTTATCCTGGTATTGAGCGAGATATCATTGAGCACACCCTGTTAAGAGGGAATAGGAAAGGGGTCATTTTGCACACCTTTGGAGCAGGGAACGCTCCTATGGATCCGTGGTTGGATGAGGCTATTCGTCAAGCCATTGCCAACGGTACCGTTGTGGTAAACGTAACACAGTGTAAGGCAGGAGGCGTAGATCAATGGAAATACGCTGCAGGTGCGCATCTAGCACGATTAGGGGTAATCAGTGCTGGCGATATGACACTAGAAGCTGCTATCACTAAAACAATGGTATTGTTAGGTGAAGGATGGACCGCAGCGGAATTCCGCGTAAAATTTGAGAGTTCTCTTTGTGGAGAACGTTCAAATTAAGGTTTGAGGCAGTAGTATTTTTTGTATTTTGCCGCCGATTTTCCGCAGCCCATAAGCTTGCGGATTTGTCGTTGAAATACGGAGAGGTGTCCGAGTGGCTGAAGGAGCGCGCCTGGAAAGTGCGTATACGTTAACGCGTATCGAGGGTTCGAATCCCTCTCTCTCCGCTGAGTTCTTTTTAAAAACCCTAATTGTACGGTACTTTAAACGATTAATTAAGCAACGTTGAAAATGAGAAGAGTACTTTCTTTGTTGGTTCTAGCCGGAATGTTGAGTTTCGGTACGGCCAATGCTCAAGATGAAATGTCATCATCACAAGAGCAAACAGAACAAGCTGACGCATCTATGGCATCTGGGGATAGCTCCTCATCTGCAGAAGCTGCTGAAGCACCTATGGAAGAAGCGGCAGCCCCAGCTGAAACTTCTGCCCCAGCTCCTGCACAAGAAGAAGAATACACGCAAGTATTGCGTCGTTACTTCATCGAAGGTGGCGCTGGCTTTATGGGAATCGTATTGGTAGCCTTGATTCTTGGTCTTGCGATCGTAATCGAGCGTATCCTTTACTTGACATTCTCTATTTCTAACAACGACCGTCTACTTCGCAAAGTAGAAGAGGCTTTGAACTCAGGTGGTGTTGAAGCAGCTAAAGAAGTTTGCCGTGGCGAACGAGGACCAGTTGCAACCATCTTCTACGAAGGTTTGGATCACTACGACGAAGGCATCGAAATGGTTGATAAATCAATCATCTCTGTAGGTTCCGTTGAACAAGGTAAACTCGACAAGGGTGTATCTTGGATTTCATTGTTTATCGCCTTGGCTCCAATGCTTGGTTTCATGGGTACGGTAATCGGTATGATCCAGGCGTTCGACGCGATTGAAGCAGCGGGTGATATCAACCCATCCCTAGTAGCGGGTGGTATTAAGGTGGCACTTTTGACAACCGTATTCGGTTTGATCGTAGCCATCATCCTTCAGATCTTCTACAACTTGATTGTAGCGATGATCGACAATATCGTTAACAAAATGGAAGACGCTTCCATTTCATTCCTTGATCTTATCATCGAATTCGAAAAGAAAAATAAGTAATCATGAAATCAAACATCAAAATGATTTCGATGATTGCAGCGTTGGTAATTGGCCTCGTAGGAGCTATCTCCGTTCTCAGCATTTTTTTAGCAGAGGAAGAGGGAGCAGCTGTTGAAATGGCGATTTACGTTACCATCGGCATTCTCGTACTCGGTGTGATTGCTGCACTTGCCTCTTCATTGAGAGGTATGGTAGTAAACCCGGTAGGAATGAAGAATGCTCTCATCGGAGTCGGAGCACTCGGATTAATCGTGGTTATTTCTCTCGGCTTGGCTGATGGAAGTGATTACGCGAATTACAAGAACACAACAGAAGAAACTGCATATTACGTGTCGGCAGGTATGAATGCCTTCTACATTACAGGACTTTTGGCTGTTCTATCTGTATTGTATTCAGCTGTAGCGAGAATTATTAAGTAAGTATCATGGCAAGAAAAAAACGCGAAATAGCAGAGATCAACGCCGGCTCGATGGCCGATATCGCGTTCTTGCTTCTGATCTTCTTCCTCGTTACGACTACGATGGATATTGATAAGGGTTTGAATCGTCTCTTGCCTCCAATTGAGGAAGATAAGCCGGAAATTCAAGATCAAATCAAAGAGAAGAATATCTTCGTCGTGGTAATCAACGCCAACAACCAATTGTTGGTGGAGAACGAATACATGGAAATTTCAGAGTTGCGTGAAAGTGCAATGGAATTCATCGACAACAACGGTGATGGAAGTTGTATGGAATGTGGCGGAGATCAGAGTCCAACCTCGTCAGACAATCCTAAGAAGGCGATTATCTCTATTTCGAGTGACCGTGGTACTTCTTATGATATGTACGTTTCTGTAACCAATGAGCTCATGGCAGCTTACCACGAATTGCGCGATGACTTATGCATGCGCAAATGGGGTAAAGACTATGATACCATTAAGGAAGAGGCAAAAGACGCTGAGGACGACTCAGAGGCAAAAGACCGCTACAAGTACGTTCAAGAAGTTTATCCATTGCTCCTTTCAGAAGCAGAACCTAAAAGCGTAGGATAATGTCACACATTAAGAAAGAAAAAGCCAGAGAAACCCCTGCGGTTTCTACCGCGTCCCTTCCGGATATCGTGTTCATGCTTTTGTTCTTCTTCATGGTGGCTACTACCATGCGTGAGGTTGAATTGAAAGTGACGGTAGGTAAGCCTAGCGCAACAGAAATTCAGAAGCTAGAACGTAAAGATTTGGTTTGTTACGTTTACGTTGGTGCTCCTAAAACGGATTACCAAGCAAAGTTCGGTACTGAGCCTCGTGTTCAGCTAGACGATCAAATTGCAGCAGTGAGTGAAGTTGGGTTCTTTGTAACTCAAGTTCGTTCTGACATTGCAGAAGCGGAACAATCAAAAATGACCGTTTCCATCAAAGCTGATGGCAACGTGAAGATGGGCCTCATCTCGGATATCAAACAAGAACTCCGTCAGGTGAATGCCTTATTGATTAACTATTCGACTCAGCCGGTGGTAGACGCCGAAAAGATGTTCGAATCGAATATGTAAGAACTCTTCTCATACATATAGGAAGAAAAGGCCACTACAACGTAGTGGCCTTTTTGTTTTGTAGAAAGATGGTCGAAGAACTAGTCTTTCATGGGGTCATTCTGCTGAAGCGGACGCCACGTAAAGGAACTCTTCTTAGCTGTTAGTATTAGCGCGAGTCCCACCACAGCACATACAGTAATAGTCAGTTCATTCTGAGGAATATCAAAGTAGCCCAAGGAAGAGAAATAGGTGATCCCGTTAAATACCATGTGGGCGACAATGGTCATCCATAGCTTGTGGGTGCGGTGATAGATCAATCCCATGCCTAGGGCCAAAAGGAAGATGCTCACGGCGTTGTCAATTTGTAGGTGTGCAAAAGAAAAGAAGACAGCCGTTAAAGTGATCGCAGCCCACGAAGGCATAGATCGATAGAGGAGTCGTTGAACCGTTCCACGGAAAAAGAATTCCTCAGCAAAAGGTGGAAGAAGTACTAAGGCGAAGAATACCGCTGCCTGAGTGAGTGCTTTTGAAGCCAACATTTCTTCAATGAAGCTCTCAGAGCTAGCTTGGAGTTCTCGTTGTTCTAACCACCAATCTGGAGCGCTTTCCCATGAGTGGAAGAGTAGTGAAATATATTCTCCTAATGGAAGCAAAAGCGCGATTCCTAGGAGAGCAACCATCCAATCGCGTGGACTTTTAGTCGGTATGAGATTCCAAGTGTGAACCGCATCTTCTCCTCGCCATTTCAGCAAGAGAAGTGGGGGCATAAGGAATACCATTGTCATGTTTAGAACCTGACGAACAACGGTCCATTCCAACGTGGAAGGGAAGCTGGAAAGTCCGGCCAAGACGATGAACTGCGACACCATTCCGATTAAGATGGCCAGTAAGATTTGGCTACCTATCGATAATTGAGTGAAAATACCTCTCTGCATTTAAGTCCTTTGATGTTTCGTACTTTTGCTCCCATGAGCGAGAGCGTAAAAATAGGGAATGTAGAAGTGGGAGATTTCCCATTGTTGTTGGCTCCTATGGAGGATGTTAGTGATCCTCCTTTTCGTGCCTTGTGTAAGCAGCATGGAGCTGATGTGATGTACACGGAATTCATCTCAAGTGAGGGCCTTATTCGCGATGCGGCGAAGAGTGTCCAAAAACTGGATATTTTCGAGTACGAACGACCTATTGGTATCCAGATTTTTGGGTACGATATCGACAGTATGCGCGAAGCGGCGGCCATCTGTGAAGAGGCTAATCCCGACATCATCGACATCAATTATGGTTGTCCGGTGAAGAAGGTTTCGTGCAAAGGTGCAGGTGCGGGTATCTTGCGCGATATCCCAAAAATGGTTTCCATGACGGAGGAAATCGTCAAGGCTGTAAATAAGCCCGTTACCGTGAAAACTCGTTTGGGCTGGGATGAGAACTCCAAGTATATTGTTGAAGTAGCCGAACGCCTTCAGGATGTGGGTATTCAAGGACTATCTATCCACGGCCGAACCCGCAAGCAAATGTACAAAGGCGAAGCCGATTGGACGCTCATCGGAGACGTGAAGAACAATCCTCGCATGCACATTCCGATCTTTGGGAATGGTGATATAGACACTCCTGAGAAAGCTGTGGAATACCGTGATCGCTATGGGGTTGATGGCATTATGATCGGTAGGGCTTCCATTGGATATCCTTGGGTTTTCAATGAGATTAAGCACTACATGAAAACGGGCGAACACCTCACTAAACCCACCATCAAAGAACGTGTAGAAGCGGCGCGCAAGCATTTCGAGATGGCACTTGAGTGGAAAGGTGAGCGGTTGGCGATCAATGAAACACGTCGCCATTATACCAGCTATTTTAAAGGTCTACCCAACTTCAAGGAATACAGAACTCGCCTAGTGACAGAAGACTATGCGGAGCAGGTATTTGAGATCTTGAACGAAATAGAGGAGACCTACGTAGGGGAAGCAATTCTTTAACTGAGCTTTAGTTTCTCAATCTTTAATCGGCGAACCGCCAACCACGAGATGCTAATTCCTACCGCTAAAATGGTTAGGATGACTTGCAGAATATCCCCTGCCCGAAACTCCACGGGATAGTATTCAACGATGTAGCCGGCGCCAATGGAAACGAGTCCAAATTGTTGTTGGAGAAAAACGATAATCACCCCGAGCAGAAAGCCTATTCCCGCTCCTCCTATGGAAATGAGTAATCCCTCAGCCATAAAAATCCTTCGGAGTAATTTTTCGGATGCCCCCATGCTCCAAAGTGTAATGAGGTCTTTCTTCTTTTCGAGAATCAAGATGTTCACCGAGGAAAGGATGCCAAAACTCGCGACGAGTAGAATGAAAGTGAGTACTAAGTAGGTGATTAAGCCTTCCGATTTCAGTACTTTGAAAATGGCCACTTGTAGGTCATCTCGATCTAAAACTTTCCAATCTTCACCGAGTTTCTCGCTCAATTCATCCTTAAAATCAGCAAGATGGGTTTGTGAATCGAGGGCGATTTCCATCCCAGAAATCAAGGTGTCCACATCAAAGAGTTGCTGTGCAAAGTCGATGGATGTAAACACATACTTAGCATCAAATTCGGGCTGAACTTGAAAGATGCCTTCTGGATAAAGCAGTTTAAATCGAACATTACCCATGGGGTTAAACTGGTCTACTTTGCCCGCTCGGGGAACATACACATGAATGGGAGCAGGTGAAGCCAGGTTACTAACGCCGAGATAAACGGAGACGCCATAGCCGAGTACGGCACCATGTTTCTCTTTGTTGAAACTCAAAAAATGACCTCTGGTAAGCGAAGAATCAATGTCTGTGATCGATTCATACTTTGTATCTACCCCTTTTACCGTGGCAATGTATTCTCTTTCATGATGACGAAAGAGGGCCTTGTCTTCTACCACTTTTGAATAGTGCTTCACTCCGTCCATCGATAGGAGCACATCCTGTTGGTCGGGAGTCCAAGCTGCAAATTTCCCAGTGGCGGGAACTACCTTGATGTCGGGATCAAACGAAACATAGACGCTTCTTACCAAGGTGTCTAATCCGGCGAAGGCCGACAGAACGACTACCATAGCAGCTGTTCCTACCATTACGCCAAGAGAAGAAATGCCCGTAATCCAGTTTACCGCATTTGTCGATTTTTTCGCAAACAGGTAGCGACGAGCTATGTGGAAAGGGAGCCTCACTTAATAGGATTCTCTCCTTCACCTCGAAGAAGACGATCGATGTTTTCTTGATAATCTAAGGAGTCGTCTACGTAGAATTCCAACTCGGGTACAATGCGCAATTGATGGCGCACGCGTTGAGCTAAGTCATTGCGAATGGCAGCCGAATTGTGACGAACCCAAACGAGCAATTCGTTCTTGTCTTTTACTGGGAACATAGAAATGTACACACGAGCAATTCCCAAATCGGGTGTTACGCGAACTTTGGTAACTGAAAGCATAGCGCCAGGGAAGTGGTCTTTGCCCAAACGTTGGAAGATTTCTCCAAAATCGCGCTCGAGAAGGCGCGCTATTTTTTTCTGTCTTGTACTTTCCATAGTGCACAAAGGTACGGATTGGACGTTAGCAATGGTCTATCCATTAATCGAATATAGGTTATTACCTTTGCTGCAATGAAAAAGTATCTACGCGTTCTTCGTTTCGCCAAGCCATACGCTCTGAATGCAGTTGCCAACGGTTTCTTTAACCTGTTGATGGTTATCTTTTCTTTTGCCTCCATCGGTACAGCGCTTCCTCTTTTGGAAATGCTTTTCGAGAATACGAGTCGCATAGAAGAACTCCCAGAAGATTTCAGCTTTACAACCCACGCCAAAGATTGGGTATACTTTCAGTTCGGGCAATTGATTGATCAATATGGCGAAATAAAGATGCTGGGCTATGTTGCAGTGGCCGGTGCTGTCATGTTCTTTTTCAAGAACCTGTTCCGCTATTTGGCACTTTGGTCTCTAGCGCCACTTCGCAACGGCGTTATTCACGACATGCGCCGCGCGGTGCACAAGAAGTGTCTGGAATTGCCTATTTCTTACTTCAGCGAGAAGAGAAAAGGAGATGTTCTAACGCGAATGAGTTCCGATGTTACTGAATTGCAGTGGAGTTTCCTCACATCTTTGGAGATGGTGGTTCGCGATCCGTTGATGATTATCGGAACTATCGTTCTGTTGTTCACCTTGAGTACGAAGCTCACCATATTTGTAATTATTGTTTTTCCACTTACCGGTTTGCTCATCGCTTTCATCGGAAAGTTTTTGAAACGCGCATCGGGTAGAGCACAAGCTCAATTAGGATTCTTACTTTCCATTTTTGAGGAGACCTTAACGGGATTGCGAATCATCAAAGCATTCCGTGCGGAGCGTACTCAGGAAGGTCGGTTTGACAAGGCAAGTGGAGATTACACGCGCTCTATGAATTCCACACTTCGCACTCGTGATTTGAGTTCACCTGTGAATGAGTTCATCGGTGCCTCTGTGATTTTCATGATCATGTGGTACGGTGGCATCATCATTTTGGATAATCCTGCTGATTCAAATTCCATCGGACTCACTGGTGCGCAGCTCATGTTGTACATCGCCTTGTTCTACCAAATCATCCCTGCTTTTAGGAGTCTTACGGGAGCCATCAACAACATTCAGAAAGGTACTGCTTCAGCCGAGCGAATTCTCGAGATATTGGATGCGGAGAACCCCATTACAGAAGCGAAGAATGCCGTTGCGATCGATTCGTTTAAGGACAAGATCAGTCTGAATAATGTGACCTTCAGATACGATCCTGATGGTCCGGCAGTATTGAAGAACGTTAGTTTTGATATCGAGAAAGGCAAAACTATCGCTCTAGTAGGTTCTTCCGGTTCAGGTAAAACCACCGTGTCCAATTTGATTCCTCGATATTGGGATGTGACGGAAGGATCTATCCGCATAGATGGAATAGATATTCGTGATGCGAAGCTAGCGAGTGTGCGAGGTTTGATGGGAATTGTGAATCAGGAGTCAATTCTCTTTAATGATACCATTCGAAATAACATTGCATTGGGGAAAATGGATGCGACCGACGAAGAGGTTCGAAAGGCCGCCGAAGTAGCCAATGCACTGGAGTTTATCGAGAAAATGGAGAACGGCTTTGAGTCGAATATTGGTGAAGGCGGTGGAAAACTCAGTGGTGGTCAACGTCAGCGTATGAGCATTGCCAGAGCTGTATTGGAAGATCCGCCGATTTTGATCTTAGACGAAGCCACATCGGCACTCGATACCGAAAGTGAACGCGTGGTTCAAGATGCTCTCAACAAACTGATGACCAATCGAACATCGCTGATCATCGCTCACCGTTTGAGCACTATTCAGCACGCCGATGAAATATTGGTCATGCAAGATGGGGTTGTTGTTGAGCGAGGAACACATGATCAACTTTTGGCGGCGAATGGCGCCTATGCAAACTTGGTAAATATGCAGTCGTTTGCTTAGTCACCCATCACCCATCACCCGTCACTCATCACCCATCTCCAAACACCAAAAACCACCATCCATGGGACTAGATAAAATTGAACACTTAGGCATCGCGGTAAAAGACCTAGGTGCATCTGAAAAGTTGTTTGAAGCGCTATTAGGTGTGGCGCCCTACAAACGGGAGGAAGTAGAGCGAGAAGGAGTGATTACATCCTTTTTCCAAACGGGACCCAACAAAGTTGAATTATTGGAAGCCACCAATCCGGATTCTCCGATTGCGAAGTATGTAGAGAAGAAAGGCGAGGGTTTGCATCACGTTGCCTTTGCGGTGAATGATATTCGCGCTGAAATGGCCCGACTTAAGTCGGAGGGGTTTCAGTTGTTGAGTGAGGAACCAAAAGAAGGGGCCGACAATAAGTTAGTGGCCTTCTTGCATCCTAAATCCACCAATGGTGTACTTATAGAGCTTTGTCAAGATCGAGGATAGACATTTCATCGGCGTCGTGAAACATAGAAGGGATTCCGAGTTTTTCAGCAGCTTCGATATTGGCAGGGGTGTCATCTACAAATAGACAATCTTCGGCTTTCAGCTTTGCGTCCTTCAAAACGTGCTCGTAAAATGCAGCATTCGGTTTGCGCTCGCCAATTTCATAGCTGAAGTACATCTTTTCGAAAAGCGAGCAGAACTGCTTCCATCCAAAAAGACCTAATTGTTTTTGGATAGCCTCTATATGGATAGGGTTGGTGTTGCTCACCAAATAGAGTTTGTAGTCTTTCTTTAATCGTTTGAGGTAGGCCAGGGTTTCTTCTGGAATGGGTTCAAGTAGAGCATTCCAAGCATTTACAACATCACTTTTCATGGTCCATGTTGCGGCAGGCCACTTCGAAATAAATTCATCCGCAGATATTTTCCCCGTTTCAAAGTCCTCGAAATCTACCGAAGGGAGGGAGTCTTTTACTCCTAGTGAAATCATCGCATCCTTCGTGTAGTCTGGATTGATGGGGATGATAACTCCGCCGAAATCGAGTAATAGAGCCTTTGGTTGATCCATAGTATAGAGCGTTCGAGTATTGATAGAATGCACTTCGAAGGTGATACAAAAGTAGTAGGTTCTGCAACTTTTTTAAAAGAAATTCCTTTCCTTGAATCCAACTAACACATTTCACTCGTATCTATTCCAGTTATGAGTGCTTTGCGAAACAACGAATATTCGTCACAGGCAATGGCCAACACACCCCGAAAATCTGAAGAAGAGATCGTGGCATTGCTTCAAGCGGGGGACAGGAGTGTAATGGAGTATTTATACGACCATTATTCTGCTGCCCTGTATGGAGTATGTCTCAAGGTCGTGCAGGATGAAACTGCTGCGCAAGACGTGTTGCAAGAAGGCTTCGTCAAGATCTGGAAGCGAGGAGCAAAATACGACCCTACCAAGGGTAAGCTCTTCACTTGGATGTTGAATGTAGTGCGCAATACGGCTATTGATTACTTAAGGTCTAAGGCTGTAAAGTATGAGATCAACGGAAACGAGCGCGTATCACATATTATTGAAACCAACAGCTCTCAGGAGATGTCGGTTGATGGTATTGGATTGCGGAAACATCTTTTGCAATTGAGAAAAGAAGAAAGAGAAATTATTGAACTCTCCTATTTTGGTGGATACACGCAAGATGAGATTTCAAAAGAGCTCAAAATCCCGTTAGGGACGGTTAAAACAAGAGCTCGACGAGCGTTAACGGATTTAAGAAAACTGATAGGCACAAACGGTGGATACTAAGCAATACATTGGGTCTGGCATACTGGAGGACTACATCCTCGGTATGGTATCCGATCAAGAGAAGAGAGAGGTTGAGTGCCTTTCTAAGATCTATCCGGAGATCGCCTCTTATCTTGCTGAGATAGAGGACGAGCTTGCCGAAGCGGTTTTAGAAAATGGTGTTACGCCTCCTATGGATCTGAAATCCAAGATCCTTGACAATTTACCTGAACGAGACGACGACGAAGAGGACGTTCGTGAAACTCCAATTATTTCGTTGGTTGATACTCGTCCAGAAGAGAAGAAAGAAGAACCTGTTAAGCGGAAATTCCCATATGGGATAGCGGCTTCCTTTGCGGTTATCATCGCTTTGGGCACGGGTTACTTAAGTTCGAGAAATCGCGTTGGCGCTCTAACCGAGGAGTTGATTCAAACTCAAACTCGTGCAACCTTGGCCAATCAGCGATACGAAGCATTGGAAGAGTCAAATGCTCAATTGGCAGCGGAGTTTGATATGGTGTCGAATCCCAAGACGATGAAGATTGAATTGGGTGCGGTCAATGATGATTTGGCTCAGTCCGTTCAAGGTGCTCCAGTCATTGTGTTTTGGAATCCAGAAAGTCAGGAAGTGATGTTGAATGACATTGCTCTACCTCGTGCGCCTGAAGGGTCTCAATATCAGTTATGGACCCTTGAAGGAGGTCAGCCGATCAATAGAGGTATGCTTTCCCTTGAAGAGAAATCGGGACTTCAAAAGATGATAAGTGCGAATGCTGCAGATGCTTTTGCAATTACTTTAGAACCGCGTGGAGGCTCGGAGTCGCCTACTTTAGAGCAGCTTATGGTTTTAGGTAAAGTTGAAAGTTGATTTCTATTAGGAATTAATGATGAAAGGCCTATTTTTGCCGGCATGATTGGGCCCATAGCTCAGCTGGTTAGAGCAGTTGACTCATAATCAATTGGTCGCGGGTTCAAGTCCTGCTGGGCCCACAGAAGTACATCCCTCGTATCGAATAAGATGCGGGGGATTTCTTTTTTTATTTCATCTGTATCCTAGAATTGGCGGGCGGTTTCGTTGTTTTTTCATAAGTTCGGTTACCATATAACATAAAACTTAACCCCTATGGCTAACGGAGCATTTATTTCTAAAGATGAAGCCGCTGAAATGGTGAATCGATTCAAGAACAATACAACAACCGTTGTAAACACCCCTTATGGTTTTTGGTACGACCGATCAATGGTCGATCAGTTGTTTGAAGACAATCCTACAGCAACCGGGATTCGTGTTTACACTGGACTTGATTCGAATAACCACATGAAGACCATCATTGTGGCTGTTGACTCTCATGGAAATAACCTCTTTGGTGGAGGTACGAATCCGTGTTTAGATCAAGGTGTTTGTTGTCCTCCAGATTGCGGTAACCACCAGCTTTAAAACGAATCTTGGAGATTAAAGAAACTATATCGTTTCTATCTTCTAGTATCCAATTTTGCTTATTTGCAATGTTGGTGATTCTTCCTATCCAATGGATACGCCATCGCACAGTTAGTTGGCCTGTATTAGGCACTTTCCTCTGGATTTCTATCTGTGACATGGCGTCCTTTTGGATGGGGTATTATGGTATTTTTTCCTTTGTTATCCGATTTCTTTACGGTCCAGGAGCTATTCTCGCCTACTATATCGCCTTTGGTGTTTCTATTCAGCACAAAAAGCGGTTTGCCATCACAACCATTCTCGCTTTTCTTGGATGTTTCATCATCATCGGACATACGTTCTTTGTGTATGGAATACATCGAACGGGTTTATGGACGAGTATTATTCCTTATGCTGTCACCACTCCAGTGATCATTTCTATGGGGCTCTTGTTCGATTTGGACATACTGCTAAGTGATCGTCCGAGCAATCGAGATGTGAGAGGCATGGTGTGGTTGAATAGAGCTTGGATGCTCTACTTTGCTTTGGGATATTTAGGTTGGGGCATGCAAGGGTTTGGCCTGATGGTGAGCGACGAAGACTATGAATCTCAGTTTCGCTTATTCAGGCTTATCTCATTGGCGATGGGCTATGCGGTTTTGACTGTTATCGGAATCTACGCTGCCTTTAAATTCAATTTGAAAAAAGAGTGGAAGACGATGAACTGATAAAAGTCCTTTTCCTTTTTGGGGGCGGTTTAATTACCATCCTTATTGTGATG of Phaeocystidibacter marisrubri contains these proteins:
- a CDS encoding HAD family hydrolase; amino-acid sequence: MDQPKALLLDFGGVIIPINPDYTKDAMISLGVKDSLPSVDFEDFETGKISADEFISKWPAATWTMKSDVVNAWNALLEPIPEETLAYLKRLKKDYKLYLVSNTNPIHIEAIQKQLGLFGWKQFCSLFEKMYFSYEIGERKPNAAFYEHVLKDAKLKAEDCLFVDDTPANIEAAEKLGIPSMFHDADEMSILDLDKAL
- a CDS encoding ABC transporter permease; this translates as MRLPFHIARRYLFAKKSTNAVNWITGISSLGVMVGTAAMVVVLSAFAGLDTLVRSVYVSFDPDIKVVPATGKFAAWTPDQQDVLLSMDGVKHYSKVVEDKALFRHHEREYIATVKGVDTKYESITDIDSSLTRGHFLSFNKEKHGAVLGYGVSVYLGVSNLASPAPIHVYVPRAGKVDQFNPMGNVRFKLLYPEGIFQVQPEFDAKYVFTSIDFAQQLFDVDTLISGMEIALDSQTHLADFKDELSEKLGEDWKVLDRDDLQVAIFKVLKSEGLITYLVLTFILLVASFGILSSVNILILEKKKDLITLWSMGASEKLLRRIFMAEGLLISIGGAGIGFLLGVIIVFLQQQFGLVSIGAGYIVEYYPVEFRAGDILQVILTILAVGISISWLAVRRLKIEKLKLS
- the dusB gene encoding tRNA dihydrouridine synthase DusB, whose amino-acid sequence is MSESVKIGNVEVGDFPLLLAPMEDVSDPPFRALCKQHGADVMYTEFISSEGLIRDAAKSVQKLDIFEYERPIGIQIFGYDIDSMREAAAICEEANPDIIDINYGCPVKKVSCKGAGAGILRDIPKMVSMTEEIVKAVNKPVTVKTRLGWDENSKYIVEVAERLQDVGIQGLSIHGRTRKQMYKGEADWTLIGDVKNNPRMHIPIFGNGDIDTPEKAVEYRDRYGVDGIMIGRASIGYPWVFNEIKHYMKTGEHLTKPTIKERVEAARKHFEMALEWKGERLAINETRRHYTSYFKGLPNFKEYRTRLVTEDYAEQVFEILNEIEETYVGEAIL
- the rbfA gene encoding 30S ribosome-binding factor RbfA; translated protein: MESTRQKKIARLLERDFGEIFQRLGKDHFPGAMLSVTKVRVTPDLGIARVYISMFPVKDKNELLVWVRHNSAAIRNDLAQRVRHQLRIVPELEFYVDDSLDYQENIDRLLRGEGENPIK
- the mce gene encoding methylmalonyl-CoA epimerase, with product MGLDKIEHLGIAVKDLGASEKLFEALLGVAPYKREEVEREGVITSFFQTGPNKVELLEATNPDSPIAKYVEKKGEGLHHVAFAVNDIRAEMARLKSEGFQLLSEEPKEGADNKLVAFLHPKSTNGVLIELCQDRG
- a CDS encoding ABC transporter ATP-binding protein, coding for MKKYLRVLRFAKPYALNAVANGFFNLLMVIFSFASIGTALPLLEMLFENTSRIEELPEDFSFTTHAKDWVYFQFGQLIDQYGEIKMLGYVAVAGAVMFFFKNLFRYLALWSLAPLRNGVIHDMRRAVHKKCLELPISYFSEKRKGDVLTRMSSDVTELQWSFLTSLEMVVRDPLMIIGTIVLLFTLSTKLTIFVIIVFPLTGLLIAFIGKFLKRASGRAQAQLGFLLSIFEETLTGLRIIKAFRAERTQEGRFDKASGDYTRSMNSTLRTRDLSSPVNEFIGASVIFMIMWYGGIIILDNPADSNSIGLTGAQLMLYIALFYQIIPAFRSLTGAINNIQKGTASAERILEILDAENPITEAKNAVAIDSFKDKISLNNVTFRYDPDGPAVLKNVSFDIEKGKTIALVGSSGSGKTTVSNLIPRYWDVTEGSIRIDGIDIRDAKLASVRGLMGIVNQESILFNDTIRNNIALGKMDATDEEVRKAAEVANALEFIEKMENGFESNIGEGGGKLSGGQRQRMSIARAVLEDPPILILDEATSALDTESERVVQDALNKLMTNRTSLIIAHRLSTIQHADEILVMQDGVVVERGTHDQLLAANGAYANLVNMQSFA